A single genomic interval of Chryseobacterium paludis harbors:
- the acnA gene encoding aconitate hydratase AcnA — protein sequence MNTPNAKSVQELTIDGKSYHYSSLKNLPETVDHLPFSIRILLENVLRNYDGFGITNEHIDTLLQWTPAPNDKDIPFKPARILMQDFTGVPAVVDMASLRSEFVRQGKDGQKINPAIPVDLVIDHSVQVDYFGTDYSYDKNVELEFERNKERYEVLKWAQHGLNNFTVVPPGMGICHQVNLEYLAKGVISKDEWLFPDTLVGTDSHTPMVNGIGVIAWGVGGIEAEAAMLGQPIFFTCPEVVGLKLTGKIPDHCTATDMVLSITKILRDKGVVGKFVEVFGDGLDHLTVTDRATISNMSPEFGCTVTYFPIDTRTLEYMHATNRSPEQIKIVEEYCKENLLWRTGKEEIKYSSVAELDLSTLEPTVSGPKRPQDKILVKDLSQRFSEVLKDEHHRNYEPISKRTEYAWLADGGSGTEFTFGKVPIEGEIHSEVIQDSLRTVRIKQNNSEFVLSDGSIVIAAITSCTNTSNPAVMVGAGLLARNAIEKGLRTKSWVKTSLAPGSKVVTKYLERSGLNTDLEALRFHTVGYGCTSCIGNSGPLPPAIATAVDNGELVVASVLSGNRNFEARVHPQVKMNFLMSPMLVVAYALVGHVDINLITDPLDYDPNGQPVYLKDIWPSREEIQKTINECMKQDDFEEVYNVIFDGSEDWQDLEVNLDQNFEWNKNSTYIKEAPFFENIKADPDVVTDIKNARVLLYLGDSVTTDHISPAGSFKEDSAAGSYLKSNNVNKEDFNSYGSRRGNHEVMMRGTFANVRIKNKIADKEGGYSRYLPTGEVKTVFDTAMQYQNDHTPLIILAGKEYGSGSSRDWAAKGTFLLGVTAVIAESFERIHRSNLVGMGVAPLVFNDGESALLLGLDGTETYTITGLEENLTPHKMLNVKAVHPSGKETVFTVKARLDSAIEIEYYKNQGILQYVLRDYLKNN from the coding sequence ATGAACACCCCAAACGCAAAATCTGTACAAGAGCTCACTATTGATGGAAAATCTTATCACTACAGTTCTTTAAAAAACCTTCCGGAAACTGTGGATCATCTGCCATTCAGCATTCGTATTCTTTTAGAAAATGTACTAAGGAATTATGATGGTTTTGGTATTACAAATGAACATATAGATACCTTACTCCAATGGACACCTGCTCCTAATGATAAAGATATTCCATTTAAACCCGCCAGGATTTTAATGCAGGACTTTACAGGAGTACCGGCAGTAGTAGACATGGCCTCTTTGCGTTCAGAATTTGTGAGACAGGGAAAAGACGGACAAAAGATAAACCCTGCTATTCCTGTGGATCTGGTTATAGACCATTCCGTTCAGGTAGATTATTTTGGAACCGATTACTCTTATGATAAAAATGTAGAACTTGAGTTTGAAAGAAATAAGGAGCGGTATGAGGTTCTAAAATGGGCTCAACACGGACTGAATAATTTCACCGTAGTCCCTCCCGGAATGGGGATATGCCATCAGGTTAATCTGGAATATTTAGCAAAAGGAGTCATCAGCAAGGATGAGTGGCTTTTCCCTGATACTTTAGTAGGAACCGATTCTCATACCCCAATGGTGAACGGAATTGGAGTGATTGCATGGGGTGTTGGTGGTATAGAAGCAGAAGCAGCCATGCTGGGACAGCCTATTTTCTTTACTTGCCCAGAGGTTGTAGGTTTAAAACTGACAGGAAAAATTCCGGATCATTGTACCGCAACAGATATGGTACTTTCTATTACTAAAATTTTAAGAGATAAAGGTGTTGTAGGCAAGTTTGTTGAAGTTTTTGGTGATGGGCTGGATCATTTAACAGTAACTGACCGTGCAACGATTTCCAATATGTCACCTGAATTTGGATGTACTGTTACGTATTTCCCTATTGATACGCGGACTTTGGAATATATGCACGCCACCAACCGTTCTCCGGAACAGATCAAAATTGTTGAAGAATATTGCAAAGAAAATCTTTTGTGGAGAACAGGAAAAGAAGAAATCAAATACTCTTCTGTAGCAGAACTTGATCTATCGACTTTAGAACCTACAGTATCCGGTCCTAAGCGTCCACAGGATAAGATTTTAGTTAAAGATCTCAGTCAGAGATTTTCAGAAGTTTTAAAGGATGAACATCACCGTAATTACGAACCTATCTCCAAACGAACAGAATATGCCTGGCTAGCTGATGGCGGGTCAGGAACAGAATTTACTTTTGGTAAAGTCCCTATTGAAGGCGAAATCCATTCAGAAGTCATTCAGGATTCTTTGCGAACCGTAAGGATTAAACAAAATAATTCAGAATTTGTATTGAGTGACGGAAGTATTGTGATTGCCGCTATTACCAGTTGCACCAATACATCAAACCCTGCTGTTATGGTAGGTGCCGGACTTTTAGCTAGAAATGCCATAGAAAAAGGACTTAGGACAAAGTCATGGGTAAAAACCTCTCTGGCACCAGGCTCTAAAGTAGTGACCAAATATTTGGAAAGATCGGGTTTAAATACAGATCTTGAGGCACTTCGTTTTCATACCGTCGGTTATGGATGTACTTCATGTATCGGAAATTCAGGACCACTTCCACCTGCTATTGCAACAGCGGTTGATAATGGAGAACTAGTGGTAGCCTCCGTATTATCCGGAAACAGAAATTTTGAAGCAAGGGTACACCCACAAGTGAAAATGAACTTCCTAATGTCCCCGATGTTGGTGGTTGCTTATGCTTTGGTAGGGCACGTGGACATTAACTTAATTACAGACCCTCTGGACTATGATCCAAACGGACAACCTGTTTATTTAAAAGACATCTGGCCTTCAAGGGAAGAGATTCAAAAAACAATTAATGAATGCATGAAACAGGACGACTTTGAAGAAGTATATAATGTGATCTTCGATGGTTCGGAGGATTGGCAAGACCTGGAAGTTAATCTGGATCAGAATTTTGAATGGAACAAAAACTCAACGTACATCAAAGAGGCTCCTTTTTTTGAAAACATAAAAGCTGATCCTGATGTTGTAACCGATATAAAAAATGCAAGAGTTCTCTTATACCTTGGAGATTCCGTAACCACCGATCATATTTCACCTGCCGGATCATTTAAAGAAGATTCTGCTGCAGGAAGCTATTTGAAGAGTAATAACGTGAACAAAGAGGATTTTAATTCCTATGGATCCAGAAGAGGAAATCATGAAGTAATGATGCGTGGAACTTTTGCCAATGTAAGGATAAAAAACAAAATAGCTGATAAAGAAGGTGGATATAGCCGTTATTTACCAACAGGAGAGGTTAAAACCGTCTTTGATACAGCGATGCAATATCAAAATGATCACACCCCGTTGATTATTTTAGCAGGTAAAGAATATGGCTCCGGTTCTTCCCGTGACTGGGCAGCAAAAGGTACTTTTCTACTCGGAGTAACAGCCGTAATTGCTGAAAGTTTTGAACGTATTCACAGAAGTAACCTTGTTGGAATGGGCGTTGCTCCATTGGTTTTCAATGATGGAGAAAGTGCATTATTATTAGGATTAGATGGAACAGAAACGTATACCATTACTGGCTTAGAGGAAAATTTAACCCCTCATAAAATGCTTAATGTAAAAGCTGTTCATCCATCTGGAAAAGAAACCGTATTCACGGTTAAGGCCAGACTGGATTCGGCAATAGAAATTGAATATTATAAAAACCAAGGGATTTTACAATATGTTTTGAGGGATTATTTAAAAAATAACTAA
- a CDS encoding NUDIX hydrolase yields MKTSAGILLFKKENNDLFYFLVHPGGPFWKNKDNGAWSIPKGEIEQDEDPLERALVEFKEETGQSVKGEFIELSPIRQKGGKTVYAWAVEGNVETARLFSNSVEIEWPPRSGKLIEIPEVDQWKWFGSEEAKIRINIAQAGLLSELEELITKEK; encoded by the coding sequence ATGAAAACAAGTGCTGGCATCTTACTATTTAAAAAGGAAAATAACGATCTGTTTTATTTTCTGGTTCATCCGGGAGGTCCCTTCTGGAAGAATAAAGATAATGGTGCCTGGTCCATTCCCAAAGGCGAAATAGAACAGGATGAAGATCCTTTGGAACGGGCTCTTGTAGAGTTTAAAGAAGAAACCGGACAGTCTGTAAAAGGAGAATTCATCGAATTGTCTCCGATCCGGCAGAAAGGAGGGAAAACAGTATATGCCTGGGCTGTAGAAGGCAATGTAGAAACAGCCCGGCTTTTCAGTAATTCTGTAGAGATAGAATGGCCGCCAAGATCAGGAAAACTTATTGAAATACCGGAAGTAGATCAGTGGAAATGGTTTGGTTCGGAAGAAGCGAAGATCCGTATTAATATAGCACAAGCAGGATTATTATCAGAATTGGAAGAACTAATAACAAAAGAAAAGTAA
- a CDS encoding alpha-ketoglutarate-dependent dioxygenase AlkB family protein encodes MDQLSLFDADEYYQFPQELLEYTDDFLPENEATALKVFLMETTPWIQTTQKMYDKEVLTPRLTAWYGDEGKAYQLSGTRVVVNPWTSELLALKNRLEHFSGYTFNSVLLNLYRNGNDSVAWHRDRDSRFGNRPVIASLSLGQVRNFDFRKFDDHQVKYSLALSHGSLLIMKGDLQLHWEHRIAKSVKPMQPRINLTFRLIKEL; translated from the coding sequence ATGGATCAGCTAAGTTTATTTGATGCAGACGAATATTATCAGTTTCCACAGGAGTTACTGGAATATACAGATGATTTTTTACCGGAAAACGAAGCGACAGCGCTTAAAGTGTTTTTAATGGAAACCACTCCATGGATACAGACTACTCAGAAGATGTACGACAAAGAGGTTCTGACTCCCCGTCTGACGGCATGGTATGGAGATGAGGGCAAAGCCTATCAATTGAGTGGAACCCGTGTTGTGGTCAATCCATGGACTTCTGAATTACTGGCACTAAAAAACCGTTTAGAGCATTTTTCAGGATATACATTCAATTCTGTATTGTTAAACTTATACCGTAACGGGAACGATTCTGTAGCGTGGCACCGGGATAGAGATAGTAGATTTGGTAACAGACCTGTGATTGCTTCCCTTAGTCTGGGGCAGGTCAGGAATTTTGATTTCCGTAAATTTGATGATCATCAGGTAAAATACAGCTTAGCCCTTTCACACGGCTCATTACTGATTATGAAAGGTGACCTACAGCTTCATTGGGAACATCGGATCGCTAAATCAGTAAAACCGATGCAACCCCGGATCAATCTCACTTTTCGATTAATTAAAGAGCTGTAA
- a CDS encoding lmo0937 family membrane protein, which produces MRSLLWLVAVICIVVWLLGMLNIIPGISTGYLVHVLLVIAIIVVLYNIISGRKPLD; this is translated from the coding sequence ATGAGAAGTTTATTATGGTTAGTAGCAGTTATTTGTATTGTTGTTTGGCTTTTAGGAATGTTAAACATCATACCGGGAATCAGTACAGGTTATTTAGTTCATGTTTTATTGGTTATTGCCATTATTGTAGTTCTTTACAATATTATTTCAGGCAGAAAACCTCTTGATTAA
- a CDS encoding glutathione synthase: MAHQDLHKEDFVPTDNNLYQVEYKKGEIGEGSDLTVEKKNEDGSYEVIQVIIRRFEDSIFISWSEPFDGRIIFEK; the protein is encoded by the coding sequence ATGGCACATCAAGATTTACATAAAGAAGATTTTGTACCGACTGATAACAACCTGTATCAGGTTGAATATAAAAAAGGAGAAATTGGAGAAGGTTCTGATTTAACGGTAGAGAAAAAAAATGAAGATGGAAGCTATGAAGTTATACAGGTTATCATCAGAAGATTCGAGGATAGTATTTTTATAAGTTGGAGTGAGCCATTTGATGGCAGAATTATTTTTGAAAAATAA
- a CDS encoding XRE family transcriptional regulator, with amino-acid sequence MSVLAENIRYLRDQLKLSQQTVADHLSITRGRYAKYEDGASQPPIELLIKISRYYRISIDLMVTIDLKKYPLNDIVNLPDNRIVLPVVVDQSGNNSIEIIPQKASMGYLSGYTDPGYIESLQNISLPFLTNGKYRAFPVEGDSMPPFKDGAYIVGKYIEKTEDLKADKTYIFVTLNDGITYKRFKSRKENTIHVGADNPFYEPYDILLNDVLEIWEYACSISTQEFETENNTQNVKDMFLELRKDIKDLNKKFSEL; translated from the coding sequence ATGTCAGTTTTAGCAGAAAACATCAGGTATCTGAGAGATCAATTAAAATTATCTCAACAAACGGTAGCGGATCACTTATCAATCACCCGTGGTCGATATGCCAAATATGAAGATGGTGCTTCACAGCCTCCAATAGAATTATTGATTAAAATATCCAGATACTACAGGATAAGTATTGATCTGATGGTGACTATAGATCTCAAAAAATACCCCTTGAATGATATTGTTAATTTACCTGATAACAGAATTGTACTTCCTGTTGTAGTAGATCAATCCGGGAATAACAGTATTGAAATCATTCCTCAAAAAGCATCGATGGGATATCTGTCCGGATATACAGATCCCGGTTATATCGAAAGCCTGCAGAATATTTCGTTACCCTTTCTTACCAACGGAAAATACAGGGCTTTTCCTGTAGAAGGAGATTCTATGCCCCCTTTTAAAGATGGCGCTTATATTGTCGGAAAATATATTGAAAAAACAGAAGATCTAAAAGCTGATAAAACATACATTTTCGTAACGCTGAATGATGGTATTACCTATAAAAGATTTAAATCCAGAAAAGAAAATACAATTCATGTCGGTGCTGATAATCCGTTTTATGAGCCGTATGACATTCTTCTGAATGATGTATTGGAAATCTGGGAATATGCGTGTAGTATTTCTACCCAGGAATTTGAAACTGAAAATAATACCCAAAATGTGAAAGATATGTTTCTGGAATTACGGAAAGATATTAAAGATTTGAATAAAAAATTTTCGGAATTGTAA